Proteins encoded within one genomic window of Solibaculum mannosilyticum:
- a CDS encoding tyrosine recombinase XerC translates to MKRDYLDQCPLVLRSFLGYLENTLGKSPKTVEEYFLDIRTFLRYLKYSRHLAPSDQPIESIEIDDVTIDLLKTVTLSDAYEFFHYVRVDRGNQSAARARKVCSLKAFFKFLTTKSKSSERLESDPLAELDAPKIKRSLPKYLTLEQSIELLNSVEGEFQQRDYCILTLFLNCGLRLSELVGLNLGDIRSDHTMRVTGKGNKERTVYLNEACLTAIDNYLKVRPHEGVKDRYALFLSKQKQRISPKTVQWMVKHYLEKIGLDGQGYSVHKLRHTAATLMYQHGDVNIRVLQELLGHENLSTTEIYTHVSDKQLQQGIEANPLANVKMRNSPVIKIKKEKEPDEE, encoded by the coding sequence ATGAAACGCGATTATTTAGATCAGTGTCCGCTGGTACTGCGGAGCTTTCTTGGATATTTAGAAAATACCCTTGGCAAATCACCAAAGACAGTCGAAGAATATTTTTTAGATATTCGAACTTTCTTGCGTTATTTAAAATACAGCCGACATTTAGCGCCGTCAGATCAACCGATTGAGTCCATTGAAATCGACGATGTTACCATTGATCTTTTAAAGACGGTTACTTTGTCAGACGCTTATGAATTTTTTCATTATGTCCGAGTAGACCGCGGCAACCAATCGGCCGCACGTGCTCGAAAAGTCTGTAGTTTAAAGGCGTTTTTCAAGTTTCTGACTACGAAATCCAAATCCAGCGAACGCTTGGAATCCGATCCCTTGGCCGAGTTGGATGCTCCTAAAATCAAACGGTCTTTGCCTAAATATCTGACACTAGAACAAAGTATCGAATTGCTTAATAGTGTAGAGGGCGAATTTCAGCAGCGTGACTACTGTATTCTCACATTATTTCTCAATTGTGGACTGCGGCTGTCCGAACTGGTAGGGTTGAATTTAGGAGATATTCGGAGCGATCATACCATGCGGGTTACAGGAAAAGGAAATAAAGAACGGACGGTTTATTTAAATGAAGCATGCCTCACTGCTATCGACAATTACTTGAAAGTGCGTCCTCATGAAGGCGTCAAGGATCGATATGCCCTGTTTTTAAGCAAGCAAAAACAACGCATCAGTCCGAAGACCGTACAATGGATGGTAAAACATTATCTCGAGAAAATCGGGTTGGATGGTCAAGGGTACTCGGTCCACAAGCTGAGACATACGGCGGCGACCTTGATGTACCAACATGGTGATGTAAACATCCGGGTCTTGCAAGAATTGTTGGGTCATGAAAACTTGTCCACCACCGAGATTTACACCCATGTGTCGGATAAGCAGCTTCAGCAAGGGATTGAAGCCAATCCCTTGGCCAATGTCAAGATGCGCAATTCCCCTGTGATCAAGATAAAAAAAGAAAAAGAGCCGGATGAGGAGTAA
- the yunB gene encoding sporulation protein YunB encodes MRRRPHKKSRSTFKIKLLVVLVFLLGLFLIIQARIRPILVDMATNQSQIVVNQAVNEAIMEVLNEQQISYDSLIHLTTDSQDNVTSIETNIVQMNRLKASISQSVQDKLVNLDKPVIDIPLGSLLGDNLLSGFGPNLHARLQMSGSIVPQVESEFSDAGINQVLHQLVLKMNTQFVVIMAGQNIIIDVPSEFVIAESIIVGEVPQAYTQVTGGDDSSIAKMNDYRADRYLDNQISNEE; translated from the coding sequence ATGAGACGACGTCCCCATAAAAAATCCCGGTCCACCTTTAAAATCAAACTGCTGGTGGTTCTGGTTTTTCTCCTAGGGCTATTCCTGATTATTCAGGCCCGTATTCGTCCGATCCTTGTGGATATGGCCACCAATCAATCACAAATTGTGGTCAATCAGGCAGTCAACGAGGCCATCATGGAAGTCCTGAATGAACAGCAAATCAGCTACGATAGCCTCATCCACCTTACCACCGACTCTCAAGACAATGTCACTTCCATCGAAACCAACATCGTTCAAATGAACCGTCTTAAAGCAAGCATCAGCCAGTCAGTTCAGGATAAATTAGTGAACTTGGATAAACCTGTGATCGATATTCCGTTAGGAAGCCTTTTGGGCGATAATCTGCTCTCTGGGTTTGGCCCCAATCTTCACGCCAGACTTCAGATGTCAGGAAGTATTGTTCCTCAAGTAGAAAGTGAATTTTCTGACGCCGGCATCAATCAGGTACTTCATCAGCTTGTACTCAAGATGAACACTCAATTTGTTGTTATCATGGCTGGGCAAAATATCATCATAGACGTACCCAGCGAATTTGTAATAGCTGAGAGCATCATTGTAGGCGAGGTTCCTCAGGCTTATACACAGGTAACTGGCGGAGATGACTCCTCTATCGCCAAGATGAACGACTATCGAGCTGATCGGTACTTAGACAACCAAATTTCAAACGAAGAATAA
- the pheT gene encoding phenylalanine--tRNA ligase subunit beta has product MKLSTKWMHDFVQLEDISPRAFSEALTMSGSKVEGYEREGSEIENVVVGQVLTISPHPNADKLVVCSVDVGQDSPITIVTGATNLTEGDYVPVALHGSKLPGGINIKKGKLRGVESQGMMCGLEELALTTNDFPGTITDGIFILSDECDHTLGMDIKKAIGLDDVVFDFEITSNRPDCLSIIGLARETAVTFQKPFVLPKPEVKGGHGNADDLLNVKISAPDLCYRYAARVVKNVRVAPSPRWMRERLRACGVRPINNIVDITNYVMLEYGQPMHAFDYDLMAGHNIDARRAVDGETITTLDGVERKLTSDMLVIADDKKPMAVAGVMGGEFSSIFDNTTTIVFESACFSGPSVRVTAKKLGMRTESSGRFEKGLDPENCIPALERACQLVELLDAGDVCDGIVEVDCSDKTPHSVPLDADWINRFLGIQIPEQDMISILKSLEFKVENGQVIAPSFRSDIECKADVAEEIARFYGYNKIPSTTIRGSAQGGYTPEQQFKRSINTTMLALGYSEVATYSFISPKEYDRIRMPADSMLRQSVVIANPLGEDTSIMRTTALPSMCQVLGNNFADRNLSAAVYELATEYLPQEGQPLPLEKKCVILGQYGPGVDFYSIKGAVEGLLEALRVTEYDVVAVDNEPAFHPGRCAKLTLGDKQLGIVGELHPLVQEAYGIGSRAYIAMLDFSLMYENHVADIQYKALPRFPAVTRDLALVCDDTIPVLTLQNTIRKAAGQRLENLELFDVYKGKQIPEGKKSVAFSLVLRSHDSTLTDAECDSIIQKAIKALNEIGAQLRS; this is encoded by the coding sequence ATGAAGCTTTCAACCAAATGGATGCATGATTTTGTTCAACTGGAGGATATATCTCCCCGTGCCTTTTCCGAAGCCCTTACCATGAGCGGCTCCAAAGTAGAGGGATACGAGCGGGAAGGCAGTGAAATTGAGAACGTTGTGGTGGGTCAGGTGTTGACCATCTCGCCCCATCCCAATGCCGATAAATTGGTGGTGTGCTCGGTAGATGTGGGACAAGATTCCCCCATTACCATTGTGACCGGCGCCACTAACCTGACGGAAGGAGACTATGTACCGGTAGCTCTGCATGGCTCTAAACTGCCGGGCGGGATTAACATCAAAAAAGGGAAGCTCAGAGGTGTAGAGTCCCAGGGAATGATGTGTGGTCTTGAAGAGCTGGCTCTCACTACCAACGATTTCCCAGGCACGATTACCGACGGCATTTTTATTCTTAGCGATGAATGTGATCACACATTGGGAATGGATATCAAAAAGGCCATCGGTTTGGACGACGTTGTATTTGACTTTGAAATCACTTCTAACCGTCCTGATTGTTTATCCATTATCGGCCTGGCGAGGGAGACTGCTGTCACCTTCCAGAAGCCGTTTGTGCTTCCTAAACCGGAAGTCAAAGGCGGACATGGAAATGCAGATGATCTTTTGAATGTCAAGATCAGCGCACCGGATTTGTGCTATCGTTATGCGGCACGAGTGGTGAAGAATGTCCGAGTGGCTCCCTCTCCCCGTTGGATGAGAGAAAGACTGCGTGCCTGTGGTGTACGTCCCATCAACAACATCGTGGATATTACCAACTATGTGATGCTGGAGTACGGCCAACCCATGCACGCTTTTGACTACGATCTCATGGCAGGGCATAACATCGATGCACGCCGTGCAGTCGATGGAGAAACCATTACCACTTTGGATGGTGTAGAACGGAAGCTGACATCCGATATGCTGGTCATCGCTGATGATAAGAAGCCTATGGCAGTCGCAGGCGTTATGGGCGGTGAATTCAGCAGTATTTTTGATAATACTACCACCATTGTGTTTGAATCAGCCTGTTTCTCAGGTCCATCTGTCCGAGTGACAGCCAAGAAGCTCGGCATGCGTACAGAATCCTCCGGACGCTTTGAAAAGGGATTGGATCCGGAAAACTGCATTCCTGCATTGGAGCGCGCATGTCAGCTGGTGGAACTTCTGGATGCCGGTGATGTGTGTGACGGCATTGTAGAAGTAGACTGTTCAGATAAGACGCCTCATTCGGTTCCTCTGGACGCCGATTGGATCAATCGTTTCCTGGGCATCCAGATTCCGGAACAAGACATGATTTCCATTTTGAAGAGTCTGGAATTTAAAGTGGAGAATGGTCAAGTGATTGCTCCCTCCTTCCGCAGCGATATCGAATGTAAAGCTGACGTGGCTGAGGAGATCGCTCGCTTCTATGGTTATAATAAGATTCCTTCTACCACAATCCGCGGCAGTGCACAAGGTGGGTATACTCCGGAGCAACAGTTTAAACGTTCGATCAATACCACTATGTTGGCCCTGGGATATTCGGAAGTAGCTACCTATTCCTTTATTAGCCCCAAGGAATACGATCGAATCCGCATGCCGGCCGATAGTATGTTGCGTCAATCAGTGGTCATTGCCAATCCCTTAGGTGAAGACACCAGCATTATGCGTACCACGGCTCTGCCATCCATGTGCCAGGTATTGGGCAATAACTTTGCCGACCGAAATCTTTCAGCTGCCGTGTATGAGTTGGCCACAGAATATCTTCCCCAGGAAGGACAGCCCTTGCCTCTGGAGAAAAAATGCGTTATCTTAGGCCAGTATGGTCCAGGAGTGGATTTTTACTCTATCAAAGGGGCAGTGGAAGGCCTTCTAGAGGCTTTACGCGTCACAGAATACGACGTTGTAGCAGTAGACAATGAACCAGCTTTCCATCCTGGGCGCTGTGCAAAGCTGACACTTGGAGACAAACAACTAGGAATTGTCGGAGAATTGCATCCGTTGGTACAGGAAGCTTACGGGATCGGTTCCCGCGCCTATATAGCAATGTTGGATTTCAGCCTTATGTATGAAAATCATGTGGCCGACATACAATATAAAGCACTTCCCCGTTTTCCTGCCGTAACCAGAGATCTGGCATTGGTGTGTGATGATACAATTCCGGTACTCACATTGCAAAATACCATCCGAAAAGCAGCGGGACAGCGTTTAGAAAATCTGGAGCTTTTCGATGTCTATAAAGGCAAACAGATCCCTGAGGGTAAGAAGAGTGTGGCTTTTAGTCTAGTACTCCGTTCCCATGATTCGACCCTCACCGATGCCGAATGTGATTCCATCATTCAGAAAGCCATCAAAGCATTAAACGAGATTGGTGCCCAGCTGAGATCCTAA
- a CDS encoding IreB family regulatory phosphoprotein, with protein sequence MFDKTMTFSIGGDHEDEMKRILTMVYDALREKGYNPINQIVGYILSEDPTYITTHNNARSLIRKIDRDELLQALVKSYLGE encoded by the coding sequence ATGTTTGATAAGACCATGACTTTTTCCATCGGCGGCGACCATGAGGATGAGATGAAGCGGATTTTAACCATGGTCTATGACGCTTTGCGGGAAAAAGGCTACAATCCTATTAATCAGATTGTAGGATATATTCTCTCTGAAGACCCCACTTATATTACAACTCATAACAATGCTCGCAGTTTGATCCGGAAGATTGATCGGGATGAATTGCTTCAAGCTTTGGTGAAATCCTACTTGGGGGAATAA
- the pheS gene encoding phenylalanine--tRNA ligase subunit alpha produces MREKLESIREVAKSRLQEVKDRKALDELRVYFLGKKGELTSILKQMGKLSQEERPIIGQLANEVRSEIESFIEKRGQQLKEEEQNARLATERIDVTMPGKHNCLGHKHPLSVVLEEMEEIFIGMGFDIVEGPEVELDYYNFEALNIPKNHPARDTQDTFYINDNTLLRTQTSSVQIRTMEKRKPPIRVIAPGRVYRSDDVDATHSPLFHQIEGLVVDKGITMADLKGTLEVFVRRLYGEDAQVRFRPHHFPFTEPSAEVDIQCFACHGEGCRLCKGEGWIEILGCGMVHPKVLSTCGIDPEEYSGFAFGIGLERVVMRRFNINDLRLFYDNDLRFLSQF; encoded by the coding sequence ATGAGAGAAAAGCTGGAAAGCATCCGGGAAGTAGCCAAATCCCGGCTCCAGGAGGTCAAGGACCGCAAAGCTTTAGATGAGTTGCGGGTTTATTTCCTGGGAAAAAAGGGCGAGCTTACCTCTATCCTAAAGCAGATGGGTAAACTCTCTCAAGAAGAACGTCCTATTATTGGTCAGCTGGCAAATGAGGTTCGCTCAGAGATCGAATCGTTTATCGAGAAGCGAGGTCAGCAACTGAAGGAAGAAGAACAAAATGCCCGTCTGGCGACGGAACGCATCGATGTCACAATGCCGGGCAAACACAATTGTTTGGGACATAAGCATCCGCTTTCGGTGGTGCTGGAGGAGATGGAGGAAATCTTTATCGGTATGGGCTTTGATATTGTAGAAGGCCCCGAGGTAGAGCTGGATTACTATAATTTTGAAGCGCTCAATATTCCGAAAAACCATCCGGCCCGTGATACGCAGGATACATTCTATATCAACGACAATACTCTGTTAAGAACCCAGACCTCGTCTGTACAGATTCGTACCATGGAAAAGCGGAAGCCTCCTATCCGCGTGATTGCACCTGGCCGAGTATATCGGTCGGATGATGTTGATGCCACTCATTCCCCCCTCTTCCATCAGATCGAGGGCTTGGTGGTTGACAAGGGTATCACAATGGCCGACTTGAAAGGCACTTTGGAGGTATTTGTCCGTCGCCTGTACGGAGAGGATGCTCAAGTGCGGTTCCGTCCCCATCACTTCCCCTTTACAGAACCTTCAGCAGAGGTGGATATCCAATGCTTTGCCTGCCACGGTGAAGGATGCCGGCTTTGTAAAGGCGAGGGATGGATTGAAATTCTGGGCTGCGGTATGGTGCATCCGAAGGTGCTGTCGACTTGTGGTATTGATCCCGAGGAATACAGTGGTTTTGCCTTCGGCATCGGCTTGGAACGTGTGGTCATGCGCCGCTTTAATATCAATGACCTGCGCCTGTTTTACGACAATGACTTGAGATTCCTTTCCCAATTTTAG
- the acpS gene encoding holo-ACP synthase: MHTVGIDMVEIERIRHCMKNDRFCKRILGEEEYRQLEKRGMPIQSVAASFCAKEAFSKAMGTGIRDFSLAEVQLLRLPNGKPYLFFTGRAKAMVQPTGLEFSVSITHTRQFAAAVVVASREVET; the protein is encoded by the coding sequence TTGCATACTGTTGGAATCGATATGGTGGAAATTGAACGAATCCGCCATTGTATGAAGAATGATCGATTTTGCAAACGCATTTTGGGAGAAGAGGAATACCGTCAGTTAGAAAAGCGGGGGATGCCTATCCAGAGTGTAGCAGCCTCTTTTTGTGCAAAGGAAGCCTTTTCCAAAGCTATGGGAACCGGAATTCGAGACTTCTCTTTGGCAGAAGTGCAGCTTTTGCGTCTTCCAAACGGGAAACCTTATCTCTTTTTCACCGGACGTGCTAAAGCCATGGTACAGCCTACAGGATTGGAATTTTCCGTCAGCATCACCCATACAAGACAATTTGCTGCCGCTGTAGTCGTAGCATCCCGGGAGGTAGAAACTTGA
- a CDS encoding NAD(P)H-hydrate dehydratase → MNIYNAKQTRQIEAAIAAAGTDYLQMMEQAGQAVARNILCQSTTNPDQTKAVILCGQGNNGGDGLVVARRLCQEGWEVSVVFPGGLSKTPDSIHMLERLKALSVSILDPLNSPNEKENAFSLIRSAHWIVDALFGIGFHGIIGEPYDEYIKAVEESKATVVAIDIPSGAHCDTGLVQGPCIQADHTVTFFSHKPAHLIYPAAQYCGKLKVEPLSFTHQMEASIETMQHTPVFEEVKNWFPSRHPNSHKGSFGKLLCICGKAGMTGAAELSAKAAMRCGAGLTYLMTPKDACTALSCKLTEPVLIPLSQSSEGTLSHQSIPTILEQLSSTSACLIGCGMGDNAQTQAVLDAVLQHAKCPVIIDADGINALSHHIDRLKEPTAPVILTPHPGEMSRLTGKSIAEIQENRLQTAMEFVQEYPVTLVLKGAGTIIALPDGHIWINSTGNPGMAKGGSGDVLAGMISAFVAQGIEVGNAVVAAVYLHGLAGDRGVQHFSQHAMLASDLISMLPGIFLDLEK, encoded by the coding sequence TTGAACATTTATAATGCAAAACAGACGAGACAAATCGAAGCGGCCATCGCGGCCGCTGGGACAGATTATCTCCAAATGATGGAACAGGCTGGTCAAGCGGTGGCACGTAATATTCTCTGTCAAAGCACTACCAATCCGGATCAAACAAAAGCTGTTATCCTATGCGGACAGGGAAATAATGGCGGAGACGGCTTGGTAGTAGCCCGTCGTCTGTGTCAAGAAGGCTGGGAGGTATCGGTTGTTTTTCCAGGAGGTCTCTCCAAAACACCGGATTCCATCCATATGCTTGAGCGGTTAAAAGCTCTTTCTGTCTCTATTTTGGATCCATTGAATTCACCGAATGAGAAAGAAAATGCTTTTTCCCTCATTCGGTCGGCCCACTGGATCGTAGATGCTCTCTTTGGCATTGGCTTTCATGGGATCATCGGGGAGCCCTATGACGAGTACATCAAAGCGGTAGAGGAAAGCAAGGCAACTGTTGTTGCCATCGACATTCCCAGCGGCGCTCACTGTGATACCGGACTTGTACAGGGTCCGTGTATCCAGGCCGATCATACCGTCACCTTTTTCTCGCATAAACCGGCTCATCTGATTTATCCTGCTGCCCAATATTGTGGAAAACTCAAAGTAGAACCGCTTTCTTTTACCCATCAAATGGAGGCTTCCATTGAAACTATGCAGCACACCCCTGTCTTTGAAGAGGTAAAAAATTGGTTTCCATCCCGTCATCCCAATTCTCATAAAGGAAGTTTTGGAAAGCTTTTATGCATCTGTGGTAAAGCCGGTATGACAGGGGCTGCTGAACTATCCGCTAAAGCCGCTATGCGCTGCGGCGCCGGACTTACCTATCTTATGACCCCAAAAGACGCTTGTACAGCACTCTCTTGCAAGTTAACCGAACCCGTACTAATTCCTCTGTCCCAGAGTTCGGAGGGAACTTTATCCCATCAGTCTATACCCACCATTTTAGAACAGCTTTCTTCCACCTCAGCCTGCCTTATTGGATGCGGTATGGGGGACAACGCTCAAACACAAGCCGTCCTAGATGCTGTGTTACAGCATGCAAAATGTCCTGTTATCATCGATGCCGACGGAATAAATGCTCTCAGCCATCATATAGATAGATTAAAGGAACCGACAGCACCTGTTATTTTAACCCCTCATCCAGGAGAGATGTCCCGCTTAACCGGTAAATCTATCGCTGAAATCCAGGAGAACCGGTTGCAAACCGCTATGGAGTTTGTACAGGAGTATCCAGTAACCTTAGTGCTCAAGGGAGCAGGAACCATCATCGCCTTGCCGGATGGCCACATTTGGATCAATTCCACCGGTAATCCAGGTATGGCCAAAGGCGGGTCAGGGGACGTACTGGCTGGGATGATTTCTGCCTTCGTAGCGCAGGGGATAGAGGTCGGGAATGCGGTTGTAGCCGCCGTTTATCTTCATGGATTGGCAGGGGATAGAGGTGTTCAGCATTTTTCTCAACACGCTATGCTGGCCTCTGATTTAATCTCAATGCTGCCTGGTATCTTTCTTGATCTTGAAAAATAA
- a CDS encoding putative ABC transporter permease has product MQKLKEYSLIYLIGSVGYTVIEILWRGFTHWTMAITGGICFSLVYKMNLRCAGKKLWNKCFRSATIITSVEYVVGCIVNLKLKWDVWDYSNLFLNIKGQVCLLYTALWFFLSIPMIFLSTLLHKKICDRSSHKLSSSFKRLLKKPTF; this is encoded by the coding sequence TTGCAGAAATTAAAAGAGTATTCCCTTATCTATCTCATCGGATCTGTGGGTTACACTGTCATCGAGATCCTTTGGCGTGGCTTCACCCACTGGACAATGGCCATCACCGGCGGAATCTGTTTTTCTCTTGTATATAAAATGAACCTGCGTTGCGCTGGCAAAAAACTTTGGAACAAATGTTTTAGAAGTGCTACCATCATTACCAGCGTAGAATATGTTGTAGGATGCATCGTCAATCTCAAGCTCAAGTGGGACGTCTGGGACTACTCCAATCTTTTCCTCAACATTAAAGGACAAGTCTGTCTTTTATACACTGCCCTTTGGTTTTTCCTCTCCATCCCCATGATTTTTCTCTCTACCCTCTTGCACAAAAAAATCTGTGACCGTTCTTCCCACAAACTATCTTCATCTTTTAAGAGACTGCTTAAGAAACCTACTTTTTAA
- a CDS encoding N-acetylmuramoyl-L-alanine amidase — protein sequence MNIQNGIIQDSNIGGVPFTPMIVTPKGKRNVRTLKQLLTSDHDPEYIVVHNTGNAASTANDAAHSRWLQNVENADVQYVSVHIFVDKDSCVQTCPLNEVTYNAGDGGSGKGNARSLSIEICENDDYPAAESNGIKLVVAFMKQFNIPIDRVQPHRYFASNKKLCPHRILKSQATWESDWKKFQQRIMAVYNNDSSGQNPAPDPGSDTYTVQKGDSLWRIAQNVLGDGSRYTEIASLNGISSPYIIHVGQVLQLPQSSSSSGSGSIKVGDRVKITGTYYATGQRIPTWVKETTHTVYQLKSDRALMKEIMSWVYLSDIYKV from the coding sequence ATGAACATCCAAAATGGTATCATCCAAGACAGCAACATCGGCGGCGTACCTTTTACCCCTATGATCGTCACACCAAAGGGAAAACGTAATGTCCGTACCCTTAAGCAATTGCTGACGTCTGACCACGATCCAGAGTATATCGTCGTCCACAACACCGGCAATGCGGCTTCTACTGCGAACGACGCTGCACATTCCCGATGGCTGCAAAACGTAGAAAATGCAGATGTACAGTATGTTTCTGTCCATATATTTGTGGATAAAGATTCATGTGTCCAAACCTGTCCCCTTAATGAAGTCACCTATAACGCTGGTGACGGCGGCAGCGGCAAAGGAAATGCACGTAGTCTATCCATTGAGATTTGTGAAAATGACGACTATCCAGCAGCCGAAAGCAACGGTATTAAACTGGTAGTTGCCTTCATGAAACAGTTTAATATCCCAATTGACCGCGTCCAACCCCACCGTTATTTCGCAAGCAATAAAAAGTTATGTCCTCACCGTATTTTGAAGTCCCAGGCCACTTGGGAAAGTGACTGGAAAAAATTCCAACAGCGCATCATGGCGGTTTATAATAACGACTCCTCCGGTCAAAATCCAGCTCCAGATCCTGGTTCCGACACTTACACCGTTCAAAAAGGCGATAGCCTTTGGCGTATCGCTCAAAATGTGTTGGGAGACGGCAGCCGGTATACCGAGATCGCTTCTCTCAACGGTATTAGTTCCCCCTATATCATTCATGTAGGCCAGGTGTTGCAACTTCCTCAGTCATCCTCATCATCCGGATCCGGTTCCATCAAGGTCGGCGACCGCGTCAAAATCACCGGCACTTATTATGCCACTGGTCAGAGGATTCCTACTTGGGTAAAAGAGACCACCCATACCGTTTATCAGCTTAAATCGGACCGGGCTTTGATGAAGGAAATTATGAGCTGGGTTTATCTTTCAGACATTTATAAGGTATAA
- the rd gene encoding rubredoxin, with protein MARYVCTICGYVYDEELGDPDNGIAPGTAWADVPDDFVCPVCGAGKDAFEEE; from the coding sequence ATGGCAAGATACGTTTGCACCATTTGTGGTTATGTTTACGATGAGGAACTGGGCGATCCCGATAACGGCATTGCTCCTGGCACCGCTTGGGCCGATGTTCCGGATGATTTTGTCTGCCCCGTCTGTGGCGCCGGTAAGGATGCCTTTGAAGAGGAATAA